Proteins from one Ketobacter alkanivorans genomic window:
- a CDS encoding sensor domain-containing diguanylate cyclase yields the protein MGSTDRRAGQFGSFRRGTGRRLPLDITIQSFNHSRSWLLKVILEQNPLEWLMMPGVLLMLTVARSLIFLILVLLPRVDAMASGAGFAVPEFFIHEELNGTLNPSEYQDVELLTRNHSFQLHVSKDNKGYSANAHWVLIPLDPLGMVQPSPYWLEYGFPLIDNIDVYFLNDQGWHFASSMGDMRPWSARQRYGPNFYFQIPPDTTYALVRLQTLGSMQFHFKIYDDTALDVALIDDAVFHGLFFGALIIMIFYNLFVFLMARDEAYLYYVILIASITLFELSVMGYGSMYLWRDNPSWMNSHVQAITVGLCLTFVVLFTRSILDVQSMSSALNKILLIECILSAIMAIVGALVSNEWMVRFTAIWPLFVVITVIISGGLAILRNRPGARIFVAAWGAGLVGAVLFSAQQQGWVATNEITVNSLKYGIVLNVVLLSFSMASHIRKLRQEKESYEKEARENYELALVDSLTGVPNRRAFDSVLEQEIERCRRDRRSISLMMIDIDYFKNFNDRYGHQQGDDTLVRAALIMRNALRRPSDALFRYGGEEFAVVLPDTDEEGARHTGERVISAIRKLCIPHEESPFKQVTVSIGAAVAKNANIGAEDFIQIADQAMYDAKRKGRNTFVLTEQRNTPVVNIGDYFKNTPKDTL from the coding sequence ATGGGCAGCACAGACCGCCGAGCAGGTCAGTTCGGGTCATTCAGAAGAGGGACGGGACGAAGGCTTCCTCTAGACATCACAATCCAATCATTTAACCATTCAAGGTCGTGGTTGTTAAAGGTTATACTTGAGCAGAACCCCCTTGAATGGTTGATGATGCCCGGTGTTTTATTGATGTTGACTGTGGCTCGCAGTCTGATTTTTTTGATATTAGTGTTGCTGCCTCGGGTTGATGCAATGGCCTCAGGTGCAGGTTTTGCGGTGCCTGAATTTTTCATTCACGAGGAGCTCAATGGCACGTTGAATCCTTCTGAATATCAGGATGTTGAGTTATTAACACGCAACCATTCTTTTCAGCTTCATGTGTCGAAGGATAATAAGGGATATTCCGCTAATGCTCACTGGGTGCTGATCCCCCTTGATCCGCTGGGTATGGTTCAACCCAGTCCATACTGGCTTGAGTATGGATTCCCGCTAATTGACAACATCGATGTCTATTTTCTTAATGATCAAGGCTGGCATTTTGCTTCAAGCATGGGCGATATGCGTCCCTGGTCGGCGCGCCAGCGATATGGTCCAAATTTCTATTTCCAGATTCCGCCCGATACTACGTATGCTCTCGTACGCCTGCAGACCTTGGGCTCCATGCAATTCCACTTTAAAATTTACGATGATACAGCGCTGGACGTAGCGCTCATTGATGATGCTGTGTTCCATGGCCTCTTCTTTGGCGCGCTTATCATCATGATTTTCTACAACTTATTTGTGTTCTTGATGGCTCGTGATGAGGCCTATCTTTATTATGTGATCCTGATTGCCTCTATTACATTATTTGAACTTTCAGTGATGGGGTACGGCTCCATGTATCTCTGGCGGGACAACCCGAGCTGGATGAACTCGCATGTGCAAGCCATTACTGTTGGGTTGTGTTTGACCTTTGTGGTGCTGTTTACACGAAGTATTCTTGATGTTCAGAGTATGAGCAGTGCTCTTAACAAGATATTGCTCATTGAATGTATTCTCAGCGCCATAATGGCCATCGTTGGCGCGTTGGTAAGCAATGAATGGATGGTGCGCTTCACTGCCATTTGGCCCCTCTTTGTAGTGATAACTGTCATCATCTCAGGTGGTTTGGCTATCCTCAGGAATCGCCCCGGGGCGCGGATTTTTGTGGCTGCATGGGGGGCAGGGCTAGTGGGTGCCGTGTTGTTTTCTGCGCAGCAGCAAGGTTGGGTGGCTACCAACGAAATCACGGTTAACTCATTGAAATACGGGATAGTTTTGAATGTCGTGTTGCTGTCTTTCTCGATGGCTTCACACATTAGAAAGCTACGCCAGGAAAAAGAGAGCTATGAGAAAGAGGCTCGGGAAAATTATGAGCTGGCCCTGGTGGATAGCCTCACCGGGGTACCCAACAGAAGGGCATTTGATAGCGTTCTGGAGCAGGAGATAGAACGTTGTCGCCGTGATCGAAGATCCATTTCGTTGATGATGATCGATATCGACTATTTCAAGAACTTTAATGATAGATACGGCCATCAGCAGGGAGATGATACGCTGGTTCGTGCCGCCTTAATTATGCGTAATGCCTTGCGCAGGCCTTCTGACGCGTTGTTCAGGTACGGCGGCGAGGAGTTTGCTGTGGTGCTGCCCGATACCGATGAGGAGGGCGCACGGCACACAGGGGAGCGCGTGATATCCGCCATACGCAAGCTATGTATTCCTCACGAAGAGAGCCCCTTTAAACAAGTTACAGTCAGTATTGGGGCGGCGGTGGCCAAAAATGCTAATATTGGGGCTGAGGATTTTATCCAGATTGCCGATCAGGCCATGTATGACGCCAAGCGGAAAGGCCGAAACACCTTTGTCCTGACTGAGCAGCGCAACACTCCGGTGGTCAATATTGGCGATTATTTCAAAAACACACCAAAAGACACTTTGTAA
- a CDS encoding non-ribosomal peptide synthetase yields the protein MTVYELMAKLGAAGIKLWVEEGQLKFKAPKGALTPELKQNLIDNKQSVITFLSEARISEGGTQASIPKADRTLPIPLSHAQQRLWFIEQLTPGSSTFHIPAALYLHGILDISALERAFLKLVQRHEALRTIFTGDGEEPAQIVSSVERFEIPVESLLEFDESSRMEEATRRVEAEVRTSFNLTVGPLIRARLYKLDDNKHGLIVTMHHIVTDGWSMGVFVREITALYAAERMGAEAPFAELPIQYPDFAAWQRQWLQGEELDRQLSYWRKVLDRAPSHLALPFDRPRPALQTLNGATRAVNFDAELVVRLRGVAREFDTTLYVVFMAAYKLVLSKWSQQKDLCVGMPVAGRTRAEVEGLIGFFVNTLVIRTQFTGNPSFREIILQVKEKILGAQSHQDVPFEAIVEELNTPRNLSFSPLYQVALSLTSGDGTAQKAVVGGLEIEPMPIELVAARLDLTMMLVDHGNVVDGMLEFNTDLFDPDTIDLFLTHFTKVLESVCDDRDLSLDALQLYSQQELCQQLTNGRQVDAVLPLSPMQRDFCLDSLRNPDSNRNSIGYAVRIPQIDIGRWRDALGSVAQAHPFLRSRVVVADLRGADSLYQLVIQDSSVHLEQHDWSQDKLTADQLADALNALALPSWQIEDRSLCHYSLVKITDADYYFVVSAHHSIFDGISKVKHFTQVVAAYEGRSIDTVSPAELADWLRTRIAYTDRAASLNFWGDELANYDAPAPKLHEPGPVAVQSLRIDEASLNQLRDWCSSNAVSVANYIRTLYTYALQRCYYHSDEFVLVDAASGRNENSESLIGCAFQFVPHVQHGTVAKLDTVHAALQANRAWKKSVGDAQYISMLQRNAFLTSDALEFQFNYRLDEVKQPIELAGKEVVIEPLQPDNAGTVKLLVTPDEAGLTLRLSYRENEFAGFSLLERMSSVHQEIMSGHTHQSKLDWLLKDERSELLTVASGQDRELGPTLLERFSSQVNRLPLQTAVICGEEQMSYRELDSLSNQLANYLLDLGVGFGDRVAICVGRSVNLLAWYLGVVKTGAAYVPLDVNYPADRIAFIASDSEASFLLTERCVKARFDDAKETSLSTAMQVVLVDEIVSVLANVSDHAPAVTIDSSALLYFVYTSGSTGLPKGAGVYHRGESNLLDWYQSLLESDEGDRFLLVSALGFDLTQKNLFAPVCSGSTLVIPQNNDYDPQQLAQDIKRHCITIVNCAPSAFYPLLDFQHDIVGLRHVILGGEPIRLDVMGAWLAQESVKATLTNSYGPTECSDVVASHSLKELPPGCADLPIGKPLSNTNLYIVNKSGQLMPKGAAGELRISGAGVGAGYWNRDELNYQSFEECPYSDGRWYKTGDICRLNESNLIQYLGRADFQVKLRGLRIELGEIDSQLKSFGGVKDALSLVRDDNLYSYMLSDKHIDLTAAKDYLRQKLPDYMVPAAIISVAVWPLTPNGKIDRKALPQPSVGSVAEFVAPRNDSEQKIADIWCQVLKTSEVSVTANFFESGGHSLLATQVVSRIRKEFNVELSVRALFEAPTIEKLVRYISTASVSGVTASAPPLVRLDPPNRDTLSFAQYRLWFVDQLNQGSSEYNLPSALKIGGPLDLHVLDEVFGEIVSRHEVLRTNFGETEGVPQLIVREPKDWQSELIDLSHMPAEQMGREIERLVDEDAARVYSLQDDSLFSTKIIRLNQSTHILLLNMHHIVSDGWSLGVLIQEIQLLYPAFSAGQTSPLPPLPIQYSDFSVWQRNWLQGEVLDELRQYWQEALRGAPDVLRLPADKPRPKHQTFNGAHFPVELGADLTATLNRFCERNDFTPFMVLMGAYQILLSRYAGQKDICVGIPIAGRNRAELEGLIGFFINGLVIRTRLEDNPSVIEYLRQVKEVSLGAYAHQDMPADLLLDAIKMERTADTSPGAQVGFALQNVAQESIRADVAGLHIEPVAREHKTAKYELSLILQESSDSGLSGVFEYNTDLFVESTIARMAKHFTQVLDQLVRQPEKMVDHIDVFSQQDLPDLLGVDSSQYEIRTLSPMQRDMYLDALLEPESLKNSLGYHFITEGDFNIDDWIKASEALVQQQPMLRARILRSDLPYTDVAYLKVARNAYLSPIVEDWSTKKTSDQDAAKYAQDLIWQPYDIEGELSQYFIFKLDSGRHLVVFRMNHIILDGAGMAVHLKNSIDCVQSIRGGKPIESAPNIFDQYVADNIRRTDSSEVLAFWRKQSASIEALDFSIPPGGRSDSGRMEQTIRLPDEHWSMLKAFCEEHRITPSLYFKALYGLLINAYCRGEADFYLSEVVGGRVGQHKRVFGNYFQILPVVFPKDLFRGDSSVNQLFSHIRQYRKSLRANANISLMAQRRLLPQGRLNFMFNYYNFIPSMKLFGTDIKLKAYPQVQDGPVQFVVHEQDGWVELNLIYLADLFSDLGFLHRMEFLSDQILRGVKQIDQLELRLPEEQKPIPVEGVSAEMLPFETVVHGFVEQVQKTPHSIAVKHGGDQLSYIELHNMSGALAAKLAASGVVSGSKVGICLDRGMDMLVSVLAVLKCGAAYVPMDSAYPSERLAYILDDSSAPVLITQQCVRERMEQAGTQIQATVLELDSDTSWRDSIAIDSEALPKAADPIYVIYTSGSTGKPKGAEVTHAGEINLQSWYINALGVSESDRFLLVSAFGFDLTQKNLFAPLLVGGRLVIPDMDDYDIGVVAKTISDESITVVNCAPSAFYPLVEDGSLSGYPYQSLRYVVLGGEPIRLPLLADWLKLGQCRLVNSYGPTECTDVVAFHQYQPGLDGDELPIGKAICNTQLYIVDSANHQLPPGVVGELCIAGAGVGLGYVNKPELTGAVFEPNPFGDGRWYRTGDLVRMRLDGSIDYIGRKDFQVKMRGLRIELGEIEIALKSISGISDSLTLVRNEQLVSYIVAQSDVSTDQVRAQLRNSLPDYMIPSTVTILDRWPLTPNGKIDRNALPDPESNGRPPYVAPRTATEEKLVEIWSEVLGVEHIGVHDSFFDLGGHSLLAARAVAKFRQAFEVDIQLRSLFELHTIADIAQYLDTMKWAAQTAEQVSSGHSEEGRDEGFL from the coding sequence AATTTCGATGCTGAACTTGTGGTTCGCTTGCGTGGGGTAGCTCGCGAGTTTGATACAACACTTTATGTTGTGTTTATGGCTGCCTACAAGCTGGTTTTGTCGAAATGGTCGCAGCAGAAAGACTTGTGCGTTGGCATGCCTGTGGCTGGGCGCACAAGGGCCGAGGTAGAAGGCCTGATTGGCTTTTTCGTCAACACATTGGTGATTCGTACTCAGTTCACGGGTAACCCGTCTTTTCGTGAGATTATTCTGCAGGTTAAAGAAAAAATACTAGGTGCGCAAAGCCACCAAGATGTACCTTTCGAAGCGATAGTGGAGGAGCTAAATACTCCTCGGAATCTCAGTTTTTCGCCGCTGTATCAAGTTGCGTTATCATTAACCAGTGGCGATGGCACTGCTCAAAAGGCGGTAGTGGGTGGCCTGGAAATCGAACCGATGCCCATCGAATTGGTGGCCGCACGTTTGGATCTAACCATGATGTTAGTAGATCATGGGAATGTTGTAGATGGGATGCTTGAATTTAATACGGATCTATTTGATCCAGACACCATCGACCTTTTTCTTACCCATTTTACGAAAGTGCTTGAGTCAGTTTGTGATGATCGGGATCTTAGCCTTGATGCCTTGCAACTGTATTCTCAACAGGAGCTGTGTCAACAGCTGACAAACGGTCGCCAAGTTGATGCCGTTCTTCCCTTGTCGCCAATGCAGCGTGATTTTTGCCTTGATAGTTTGCGCAATCCTGATAGCAACCGCAACAGCATAGGGTACGCTGTTCGCATTCCGCAGATTGATATTGGTCGTTGGCGTGATGCGCTTGGTAGTGTTGCGCAAGCACACCCATTTCTTCGCAGCCGTGTGGTGGTTGCCGACCTTCGTGGGGCAGATAGCCTTTATCAATTGGTCATTCAAGACAGCAGTGTGCATCTTGAACAGCATGATTGGAGTCAGGATAAGCTTACCGCAGATCAGCTGGCAGATGCACTGAATGCGTTGGCGTTGCCTTCGTGGCAAATTGAAGATAGGTCTCTGTGTCATTACAGCTTAGTGAAGATCACTGATGCTGATTACTATTTCGTTGTGTCTGCGCACCATTCTATATTTGATGGAATCAGCAAAGTTAAGCACTTCACGCAGGTTGTGGCGGCCTATGAGGGCAGAAGCATCGATACTGTATCGCCAGCTGAGTTGGCTGACTGGTTGCGCACTCGTATTGCTTATACAGACCGAGCTGCGAGCCTGAATTTTTGGGGTGATGAGCTTGCTAACTATGACGCACCTGCGCCTAAATTACATGAGCCTGGTCCGGTGGCCGTGCAGAGTTTGCGGATTGACGAAGCCAGCCTTAACCAGTTGAGAGATTGGTGTTCCAGCAACGCTGTATCTGTCGCAAATTATATTCGAACGCTTTATACCTACGCTTTACAACGCTGCTATTATCATTCCGATGAGTTCGTTCTGGTTGATGCTGCTTCTGGTCGGAACGAAAACAGCGAGAGCCTGATTGGTTGTGCGTTTCAGTTTGTGCCACATGTTCAACATGGTACGGTTGCAAAACTTGACACTGTTCATGCCGCTTTACAGGCTAACCGAGCGTGGAAGAAGTCGGTAGGTGATGCACAGTATATTTCAATGTTACAGCGCAATGCATTCTTAACCTCGGATGCTCTGGAGTTTCAGTTTAACTATCGACTGGATGAGGTAAAACAGCCGATTGAATTGGCTGGAAAAGAGGTAGTGATCGAGCCGTTGCAACCGGACAACGCTGGCACTGTTAAGCTGTTGGTTACACCTGATGAGGCTGGGTTAACGTTAAGGCTGAGTTATAGAGAGAACGAGTTTGCTGGGTTTTCTTTGTTGGAGCGGATGTCTAGTGTGCATCAGGAGATCATGAGTGGCCACACTCATCAGTCGAAACTCGATTGGCTTCTGAAAGACGAGCGTAGTGAACTTTTAACGGTAGCGTCTGGCCAAGATAGAGAACTTGGCCCAACTCTGTTAGAGCGCTTTTCCTCTCAGGTTAATAGATTGCCTCTTCAGACAGCTGTTATCTGTGGCGAAGAACAGATGTCCTACCGGGAGCTTGATTCTCTTAGCAACCAACTGGCCAATTATTTACTTGATCTTGGTGTGGGCTTTGGTGACAGGGTTGCAATTTGTGTTGGACGCAGTGTTAACCTGCTAGCTTGGTATTTAGGTGTTGTAAAAACGGGCGCTGCTTATGTGCCATTGGACGTAAATTATCCGGCCGACAGAATCGCTTTCATCGCGTCTGACTCTGAAGCCAGCTTCCTCTTGACGGAGCGTTGCGTTAAAGCGCGATTTGATGATGCGAAGGAAACCTCACTCTCTACCGCTATGCAGGTTGTTCTTGTCGACGAAATCGTATCGGTATTAGCGAATGTTTCTGATCATGCGCCTGCTGTCACTATAGACAGTAGTGCGCTGCTGTATTTCGTTTACACGTCTGGCTCAACTGGCCTGCCGAAGGGTGCTGGGGTATACCACAGAGGCGAATCTAATCTTCTTGATTGGTATCAGTCGCTGCTGGAGAGTGATGAAGGCGATCGTTTTTTGCTAGTATCGGCCTTAGGCTTCGACCTTACTCAAAAGAATCTTTTTGCTCCTGTCTGCAGCGGCTCTACTTTGGTGATCCCGCAAAATAATGACTACGACCCGCAGCAGTTGGCGCAGGATATCAAACGTCACTGCATCACAATAGTCAATTGCGCTCCATCTGCGTTCTATCCGCTATTGGATTTCCAGCATGATATTGTTGGCCTTCGGCACGTAATTCTTGGGGGGGAGCCCATTCGGCTAGATGTGATGGGGGCATGGTTAGCTCAGGAAAGCGTAAAGGCTACGCTTACGAATAGTTATGGCCCAACAGAGTGCAGTGATGTCGTAGCATCCCATAGTTTAAAAGAGCTGCCGCCTGGATGTGCCGATTTACCGATAGGTAAGCCTCTTTCTAATACAAACCTGTATATCGTCAATAAATCTGGCCAATTAATGCCAAAAGGCGCCGCTGGTGAGCTGCGTATATCCGGGGCGGGTGTTGGTGCCGGTTATTGGAATCGTGACGAACTGAATTACCAGAGTTTTGAAGAATGTCCCTACAGTGATGGTCGATGGTACAAAACCGGAGATATTTGCCGTCTTAACGAAAGTAATCTTATTCAGTATCTTGGGCGCGCTGATTTTCAGGTGAAGTTGCGCGGCCTTCGGATTGAGCTGGGTGAAATTGATAGTCAATTGAAATCTTTTGGTGGCGTTAAGGATGCGTTGTCATTGGTTCGGGATGACAACCTGTATTCATACATGCTTTCAGATAAACACATCGATCTGACAGCAGCAAAGGATTACCTGCGACAGAAATTACCCGATTACATGGTGCCTGCTGCAATTATAAGTGTAGCGGTTTGGCCACTGACTCCAAATGGTAAAATTGATCGTAAAGCTTTGCCGCAACCAAGTGTTGGCTCTGTTGCGGAATTTGTTGCTCCGCGAAATGACAGTGAGCAAAAGATAGCGGACATCTGGTGTCAGGTGCTTAAGACCTCTGAGGTCAGTGTTACGGCCAATTTCTTTGAGAGCGGAGGGCACTCTTTACTCGCTACTCAAGTGGTTTCCCGTATCCGAAAGGAATTTAACGTCGAGCTATCTGTTAGGGCGCTGTTTGAAGCGCCAACTATTGAAAAGCTGGTTCGTTATATCAGTACGGCTTCTGTATCTGGCGTCACAGCCAGTGCTCCACCATTGGTTCGTTTGGATCCCCCCAATCGGGACACGTTGTCATTTGCGCAATATCGTCTTTGGTTTGTAGATCAGCTTAATCAGGGCAGTAGCGAGTATAATTTACCTTCTGCATTGAAGATCGGTGGCCCGCTTGATCTACATGTTCTCGATGAAGTGTTTGGAGAGATAGTTTCTCGTCATGAGGTGCTGAGGACCAATTTTGGTGAGACAGAGGGGGTTCCTCAGCTGATTGTGCGTGAGCCCAAAGATTGGCAGTCAGAACTGATTGATCTTTCTCACATGCCTGCGGAGCAGATGGGGCGTGAGATTGAACGTTTGGTTGATGAGGACGCGGCTAGGGTCTATTCGCTGCAGGATGACAGCCTGTTTTCTACCAAGATTATCCGACTGAATCAGAGTACCCACATTCTTCTCTTGAACATGCATCATATCGTCTCGGACGGATGGTCTTTAGGTGTGTTAATTCAAGAGATCCAGTTGTTGTATCCAGCTTTTTCCGCAGGTCAGACCTCTCCGCTGCCTCCATTACCGATTCAATATTCGGATTTTTCTGTTTGGCAGCGTAATTGGTTGCAGGGCGAGGTTTTGGATGAACTTCGTCAATATTGGCAAGAGGCGTTGCGCGGGGCGCCTGACGTGTTGCGGTTGCCCGCAGATAAACCGAGGCCAAAACATCAAACCTTCAATGGCGCGCATTTTCCGGTTGAGCTTGGAGCTGATTTAACTGCAACACTGAATAGATTTTGTGAGCGGAACGATTTTACTCCGTTCATGGTGCTAATGGGCGCGTATCAAATATTGCTGTCCCGTTATGCTGGCCAAAAGGATATATGTGTTGGAATTCCCATTGCAGGGCGCAACCGTGCAGAGCTGGAGGGTTTGATTGGTTTCTTTATAAATGGGCTGGTTATACGCACTCGCCTTGAAGATAATCCCTCGGTTATTGAGTATCTTCGTCAGGTCAAAGAGGTTTCGTTAGGGGCCTACGCACATCAGGATATGCCCGCGGATCTGCTTTTGGATGCGATTAAGATGGAGCGCACCGCTGATACCTCGCCAGGTGCTCAGGTTGGCTTCGCGTTGCAAAATGTTGCGCAGGAATCTATTCGTGCGGATGTGGCAGGGTTGCATATAGAGCCTGTTGCTCGAGAGCATAAGACCGCCAAGTATGAGCTGTCATTGATCCTTCAAGAATCTTCAGACAGCGGCTTGTCCGGTGTGTTTGAATACAATACCGATCTGTTTGTCGAATCTACCATAGCTAGAATGGCTAAACATTTTACGCAGGTGTTGGATCAGTTGGTTCGCCAGCCAGAGAAAATGGTTGACCATATCGATGTATTCTCACAACAGGATCTTCCTGATTTACTGGGCGTCGATTCATCGCAATACGAGATTAGAACGTTATCACCGATGCAGAGGGATATGTATCTTGATGCATTGCTGGAACCAGAATCACTGAAGAACAGTTTGGGTTATCACTTTATAACGGAGGGCGACTTCAATATTGATGACTGGATTAAGGCCAGCGAGGCGCTTGTTCAGCAGCAACCAATGTTGCGCGCTCGAATATTACGATCTGATTTGCCGTATACCGACGTGGCATATCTTAAAGTAGCCAGGAATGCGTATTTGAGCCCCATTGTTGAGGACTGGTCCACCAAGAAAACCAGCGATCAGGACGCCGCAAAATATGCCCAGGATCTTATTTGGCAGCCTTATGATATTGAAGGTGAGCTGAGTCAATATTTTATTTTCAAATTAGATTCAGGGCGTCATCTGGTTGTGTTTAGAATGAATCATATAATTCTTGACGGTGCTGGCATGGCGGTGCATCTCAAGAATTCTATTGATTGTGTTCAGTCTATTCGTGGCGGTAAACCAATTGAATCAGCACCGAATATTTTTGATCAATACGTTGCTGATAATATTCGCCGCACAGATAGTTCTGAGGTGCTTGCGTTCTGGCGCAAACAGAGTGCATCAATTGAAGCATTGGATTTCTCGATTCCTCCAGGAGGGCGATCTGACTCTGGTAGAATGGAGCAGACTATACGGCTGCCTGATGAACATTGGAGCATGCTCAAAGCCTTCTGTGAAGAGCATAGGATTACGCCGTCTCTTTATTTTAAAGCATTGTACGGATTGCTGATCAATGCCTATTGTCGGGGCGAGGCTGACTTTTATCTGTCTGAGGTTGTTGGTGGGCGTGTCGGCCAGCATAAACGCGTATTCGGCAACTATTTTCAGATCTTGCCGGTTGTCTTTCCTAAAGATCTGTTTCGTGGTGACTCCAGTGTAAATCAGCTTTTTTCCCACATCAGACAGTATCGGAAATCGTTACGCGCCAATGCCAATATCTCCTTGATGGCGCAGCGACGGCTATTACCGCAAGGTCGTCTGAATTTCATGTTCAACTATTACAACTTTATCCCTTCTATGAAGTTGTTTGGTACCGATATCAAGCTCAAAGCTTACCCGCAAGTGCAGGATGGGCCGGTTCAATTTGTCGTGCATGAGCAGGATGGATGGGTCGAATTGAACTTGATTTACCTTGCTGATCTGTTTAGCGATCTTGGCTTCTTGCATCGTATGGAATTTCTGAGTGATCAGATTCTGAGAGGCGTCAAACAAATCGATCAGTTGGAATTGCGCCTTCCAGAGGAGCAGAAACCAATTCCAGTTGAGGGTGTTTCTGCCGAGATGCTCCCGTTTGAAACGGTGGTGCACGGGTTTGTCGAGCAGGTGCAGAAAACGCCGCACTCCATTGCAGTTAAACATGGCGGCGACCAATTAAGTTATATTGAACTGCATAATATGTCTGGGGCGTTGGCAGCCAAGCTTGCAGCCTCAGGGGTGGTTTCTGGTAGCAAGGTTGGAATATGTCTGGATAGAGGTATGGACATGTTGGTGTCCGTACTGGCCGTATTGAAGTGTGGGGCAGCTTATGTGCCGATGGATTCGGCGTATCCTTCGGAGCGACTTGCGTATATTCTTGATGATTCTTCTGCACCGGTGTTGATCACGCAACAATGTGTTCGTGAACGCATGGAGCAGGCGGGCACCCAGATCCAGGCGACAGTACTTGAACTTGATTCTGACACCAGCTGGCGTGATTCAATCGCCATCGACTCGGAAGCGCTGCCAAAGGCGGCTGATCCCATTTACGTTATATATACTTCGGGGTCTACCGGAAAGCCCAAGGGAGCGGAGGTCACCCATGCAGGCGAAATAAACCTGCAGTCTTGGTATATCAATGCTCTTGGTGTTTCTGAATCAGACCGGTTCTTGTTGGTGAGTGCATTCGGGTTTGACTTAACCCAGAAGAATCTTTTCGCACCCCTTCTAGTTGGCGGGCGTTTGGTTATTCCTGATATGGACGATTACGATATCGGTGTTGTAGCCAAAACAATATCAGATGAATCTATCACTGTTGTTAATTGTGCTCCCAGTGCGTTCTACCCCTTGGTTGAAGACGGTTCGCTGAGTGGTTATCCCTATCAGTCTTTACGCTACGTTGTGTTGGGTGGTGAGCCGATTCGCCTTCCATTGCTCGCGGATTGGTTGAAGCTGGGTCAGTGCAGGTTGGTCAATAGCTATGGGCCTACTGAATGTACCGATGTTGTTGCGTTCCATCAGTATCAGCCAGGTCTCGATGGTGACGAGTTGCCCATTGGTAAAGCCATCTGTAATACCCAGCTTTATATTGTAGATAGCGCAAATCACCAGCTGCCTCCCGGGGTTGTGGGCGAGCTTTGTATTGCCGGTGCGGGTGTTGGTTTGGGTTATGTTAATAAGCCTGAGTTAACCGGGGCTGTATTTGAACCTAATCCTTTTGGTGATGGTCGATGGTATCGCACTGGTGATCTTGTGCGGATGCGACTCGATGGATCTATTGATTACATTGGACGGAAAGATTTTCAGGTTAAAATGCGAGGCTTACGTATTGAGTTGGGAGAAATTGAGATAGCGCTTAAGTCTATTTCCGGTATCTCCGATAGCCTTACGCTCGTTAGGAATGAACAGCTTGTGTCTTATATTGTTGCGCAGTCTGACGTGTCGACGGATCAGGTTCGTGCGCAACTGAGAAATTCACTTCCCGATTATATGATTCCGTCTACGGTTACGATCCTGGATCGTTGGCCGCTTACCCCGAATGGCAAGATTGATCGGAACGCACTACCTGATCCTGAAAGCAATGGGCGCCCACCCTATGTTGCCCCACGAACTGCCACCGAAGAAAAGCTGGTGGAAATTTGGAGTGAGGTTTTGGGTGTTGAGCACATAGGTGTTCACGACAGTTTCTTCGATCTAGGTGGACATTCGCTTCTGGCTGCCAGGGCAGTTGCTAAATTCAGGCAGGCATTCGAGGTTGATATCCAACTCCGCTCATTGTTTGAGCTGCATACCATCGCGGATATAGCTCAGTATCTGGATACCATGAAATGGGCAGCACAGACCGCCGAGCAGGTCAGTTCGGGTCATTCAGAAGAGGGACGGGACGAAGGCTTCCTCTAG